One window of Amaranthus tricolor cultivar Red isolate AtriRed21 chromosome 11, ASM2621246v1, whole genome shotgun sequence genomic DNA carries:
- the LOC130827706 gene encoding uncharacterized protein LOC130827706, whose translation MNLIFRLRKHSIALLPKFQNPTWVHRTFAQAAHQQVEEVEIDPRKLPADYDSSKFDPTSHRSPPSDRVFKLVDEVSSLTLFEAAELGKVLMNKMGMKEDEVPVVGVLNPGAAAGLAQMAANSGSAVGNDQEAKKEEKSVFELKLESFEATFKLKVIKEIRSFTDLGLKEAKDLVEKTPSVFKSGVPKDEAEAIIEKMKAAGAKVVME comes from the coding sequence atgaatttaatttttagattaAGGAAACATTCAATTGCCCTCCTTCCGAAATTCCAAAACCCTACTTGGGTACATCGCACATTCGCTCAAGCTGCCCACCAACAAGTAGAAGAAGTAGAAATCGATCCAAGAAAACTTCCTGCAGATTATGACTCATCAAAATTCGATCCCACATCCCATAGAAGCCCTCCAAGTGACAGAGTTTTCAAGCTTGTTGATGAAGTTTCATCACTTACATTATTTGAAGCAGCTGAATTAGGGAAAGTTTTGATGAACAAAATGGGGATGAAAGAAGACGAAGTTCCTGTTGTTGGGGTCTTAAACCCTGGTGCAGCAGCTGGGTTAGCTCAAATGGCAGCGAATTCGGGTTCTGCTGTTGGTAATGATCAAGAAGCGAAGAAGGAAGAAAAGAGTgtgtttgaattgaaattggAGTCATTTGAGGCTACATTTAAACTTAAAGTTATTAAGGAAATTAGGTCATTTACTGATTTGGGATTGAAGGAAGCTAAAGATTTAGTTGAGAAAACACCTTCGGTTTTTAAGAGTGGTGTTCCTAAAGATGAAGCTGAGGCCATTATTGAGAAGATGAAAGCTGCTGGAGCTAAAGTAGTTATGGAATGA